In the Telopea speciosissima isolate NSW1024214 ecotype Mountain lineage chromosome 6, Tspe_v1, whole genome shotgun sequence genome, AGTACAAATTTAATAGACCACAGTGTTCTTGTTTCATCTACCACTGCAAATTCCTATGTGGGTGGTTTCCCATCAAGGAAGCCTTTTCAATGCACATTTTCTGTATCAACATGAAGCCTTCTATTGCTCAAACTGATTGTTGGATGTGAAGTCCTCTTTTGGATTGGTTAGATGTCAAATTCGAGGTATGGATTATTAAAGCAAgcatacacatacacatacacatacacatttCTTTTTAGTCATGGGTTCATTAAGGTCCCGTATGTTTAGAGGGgatttcaaaatcccaccccaatcTTGTTTGGTTATCCTAGGGTATGATTTTACAAAAGCTCAAGGAATATCATTAAATGTTTTACCTGTTGATGTGACACCTTAAAATCCCACCCTTAGTTTATACTATTCATGAGAAATGTTAAACATTTTCATCCCGATAAAACCCCACCAATATGCGGGTCCCATCTTCCTAACAATCTCACTCTATCTTCCCCCTCGAAACAAATGACATTTGTTTGATAGGGAGGATGGAGTAGGAATGTTGTGGGACTGGGTCCCACAGTGTAGATTGAAAAACATGGGTAAGAtttttacttttcccatgaacaCTAACCAAATTCTTTGGTGGGGCTTTGATTAGGATACGGGTGAGATTTCAAGTGTCACATCAACAGACAAAATATTTAATGTCGTCCCCTGAACTTTTGTAAATTCATCACCTCAGATTAACCAAATaaggttggggtgggattttgaaatgtCATATCAGCACTTTCCCACCCCCACCAAAGTCTCCTtcaaacaaatgaaaagaattAACTGGTAAGGTAAATCTCCTAACTTGTGCTTCAGTATATTGTAGGTATATTCAAAAATCTTGTGTAAAATTGACTTCCTATATTGGTTAGAAGGCCCAAGACTATCTATGAAGCTGGCTTCTACCCTAACAATAATACAGCAACTATAGAGAGATCCTATCCCTCTTGCAATCACTGTTGATGTTCATCTTTATGACTTCAGGTACGCATTGGACTTAACTTATTATGACTTTTGATCTTTAGATTTTGGacatattttaaataattaaatctaTATGAAACTAAATTTGATGTAATAGAACTCTTCATCAATTTCTATAGTTCTATATCTCATCATGAAAGAATCAAATTAGACTGAAACTAACTAATAAATAGTTGATGATGTTGAAAATATGGCCACAAAATTTGAGCTCAAACAAAATGCCGCATGGAAGATATTCAGGCCTTCAAGGAAACCAtcaccctaaaatttaaatttaaaatgggttttgaaaCATGTATTTTGAAGTCCATGTGTACTACACGTTTTTGTCAGTAAATCTTTGTTTACCAAAAGATGTTGCATCCAATCTTAGCATATTATTATCTGGGTGATAACTGATAACAATATATTACACCTACCCCAAGGagtcagctcagttggcaaaagaccaactcctcaaataagaagtcatgagttcaaaccaccttggagcctatccccatcccctatttcccccccccctattatacaagctcttaatccaaaaaaaaaaacaatatatcaCCCAATggataagaaaagaaatgaaaatactGTTAGTGCAAGTTAATCACTGTGAGATCCTCTAAGTTTACCTTGCTTGTAAGTTGGATAAGGAAAGATGGAAGGGTGTGTGAACCCAAAGCAACCATTTGACTCTTGATAGTAATttggaaacaaagaaaagttGGGTTAGGACCCTTTATTTATGGGTTTCCTTCCTCTTCAAATTAGGACCACATGAAGGTCTAGCGGATCCTAAGCATGAGGAAGAGGTGCTCTTGTACCTAAAATAGTTCACTTGGGAGGGGTTAGCCATGCATATGAAGgaacatgagagagagaaattggaATCCAGATTTGGatgaaataaaggaaaagagtACATAAAGGCATGGTTCCACACCGTCACTTCAAAGACCAAATGGAAAGGGTCTTTGTTGGTTTCCCCTAAATGGCCAAAAACTGAAACAGTGGAGAGACCTTATCAGCTTTTGTCACTATATATACTTGAGAGAGATTTTGATTTAACAAACAAGTCATGACTCACGAGTACAAAACTTGTAAAATATCAAGTACCCAATAATTAAAGGAATGGTCAAGAAAAAACCCACTAACCCATCAATCTATCATTTAATGTACAACCACAGTTGCCCTTTTCCTTGCTTAAGTTCTAGCCCATCTTTCCAAAACccacaaaatagaaaattttaaatctcccaagaagcccaaaaaaaaaggcttaTATTAGTATTACTAGAGACATTTATAATGGAAGGTCTCATCATAAATACCTTCAATGAACCTGAAAACTGAAAAGGTGGCATAGTAAGAGCCATGAACCCTTTAGCCAAGTGACAccacaagtgcattcaattcaCTTCAGAAACTCCCAACTCTCATCTATCTAAAAGCAATGTGTTTGTATCTTCCCCAAGAACCAATCCTAGGGTGACAGAGATGCACCCAATAATCCTTAGTACCCCACACCACCatggaagaaaataaacccATCAAGCTTCAATGGTATATGATGCTTAATTAAACactctcaaaagaaaaactcaaattggCTAAAGAAGAATAATAGCATGAGATGATGAGTTGATGACGAAAACAAACCGCAATAAGAGAGTTCAAGTTGGTGGAGATATAATTAAAGCTGTCGCTGTTTTTCTATGTTGAGAACTAGGTAGTTGTCTTATCAGCATTTTGATATTTCTTCCAGTCAGTCAAGTCGTATTGAGGTTTTACCGAGCATTCTTtcggaagaaagaaaaaaaaaaagagagtggaataaacaagaaaggaaattatatataataaagaCTTATAAGTGACGTGCACACACGTTAACACAGTCTGTTGACACTTAAAGCAAAGGAAAGGAGTGAGACTCAGAAactaagtctctctctctctctctcagcacATTACATCCTTGAGGAGCTTATACCTGCGTGCCGTGGGCCTCGGTGAAGGTGTAGTACTCGTGCTTTTCCCAGCTTTGTCGGTGTTGTCTTCCTTGTCGTTCTGTTGTTTAATCTTTTCACCTGAATACTCAGACCTGTTCGTGATGGACCCAATATTACTACCTTCTTGTACGCTTGACCTTCTTGAAGACACCCCACCATGTTTGGATGTGTTTCTCTCTTCGCTCTGACACCAATCACACAATTCTATTTTCATCGAAGTTTCACTATAATTGTTACTGCAGTACCTGAAATCTccgaaaaaataaataaatttaattcaataaataattaacCCATAATAAAatgatgataaaaaaataaaaggcataCGAATGTTGAAAACGATTGCGGCAACCGGTGCAACGGAAGAGCTTATCAGGAAACCCAACGTCGCCGCACATACTGCAAACTGTTTGAAGATCCACCATTGCCGAACCCCACAAGCTTGGACTACTactaaaagagaagagaagagacccTCGAAAACCTTGAAACAGAAGcagcaaagaaagaagaaaaagagagagagatgtgaaggAAATGGTTCAGTCGGTGGAAAGATATATAAATCCCATTTATTTATACACAACAGGTTGCTTGCAGTCGTTTTCGgttgggagagagaaagagggagaaataTGGGTAAGGAACCTTTAAATTTTAGAGTCGGAAAAGACGATTATATCCCTGACCTGGCTTTCATGCTTCATTGATGATTTCACTTTCATCTtatctactttttttttctcttgtttgtCGTCTTGTGGTTTTGTGATATTATTTACCGTGCCTTGATATTTTGGTGATTTGGtcaattttctttttggtaaaagtAGAAGATTTGTGATTTGGTCAatataaaattggaaaaaagTGAAAGGTTCTGTAGAGatattagagaagaaagaaatggtCAACTTATGTTGTGGAGGTCTCTGTTCTTTCTGTTCTCTTTGGGTAGAACTGAGAAATTCTTAACTAAAAACGAATGGAGGAGAAAGTAGAGCACCCAATGGATCAGATTACCCAACTGATCCACCTTCACTTGGAAACAtagtttgaggaatcggtaatTGGCCGATTTGTATTGGTTTCAACAAAGGCTGATATTGATTCTTACTCGATCCCGTATCAGTGGATTGGTACGGACCAaggatagaattttttttttttttaaataaaactgAGTTTTAAGAAAAAACAGGGGTAGATGCATCTGATTCAGGCCAATATTGGCCGAGACCAATACTGTATTTGATATCGACTCCTAAATCCCTGTTTGGCCGTGGAAGAATCTATACACAAACATAGAGAATACAAAGAAGACGGACTTTCTCATCAACAAATGGTTTTTCTTCACCATAGGTATTCGTTCACCGTTGGCATTAATAAGAATGAAACTGAGTGTCATAGACGAAAAATGGACATTTTTGTATTTGGTCATATGGAAAAAGATTGATGTTCTCTGTGACGCAGCATATCCTCCACCCAGTCACATGGGCCTATcattcagggggtagggtggtcatttcacccacccccatgtgtctgggcgtaggctgcgccctcggcacagaaaacatttggcCTATGGAAAATTAATAATGATTCTAGACTTGTGGGTTTCCTTCTCCCATATTGGATTGTAACTTTCTCCTTCCCTGTTATGACcatatttgtttgttttgtcaTTGCAAATGATTTTTCAATCAGGAAAGGGTTCGTTGGTCTGGTCATGCATTTTAAGGGgcaaaataggaagaaaaataaaatggagggTAGTTTTGATGATTTTTCCTATAGGAGGAGGAAATTTAAGTGGTTTGGTGTTCCAGACCATGCAGGATCATAAATACTCTATCCTTGTATAATACAAAGTTGATAATACCCCTTAACTGTGAGTGAAGGAAAATTGTCTCCTCATTTCTCGCTTACAGGAAAAAGGTTAGGCACATTGCCCACTAGCACCTGTTgtgcctatctctctctttctcttttgatcTGACTCACCTGCCCGATACCCCCGCCTATATATATGATACCCTGTCTCACGCCCCCATTGATGCCACCCGCTAATTTACCACACGTGAGCGGTGGGCGATGtacctatccctctccctttcatattttatattaaaacaAACAGATATtttataggatttttttttttttctttttcaccttTAAACATGGAAACAAATGGAACCTATCTAACAAATCTTATTCATTAGTAGAAGAATTTGGTCCACAAATGGATGAAAGTGAAACCATTGACATCCAAAGCCCACTTGATGAATCACTACTACTTGTAAAGCCGTTGTTTTCGTTTCCAACTTTTCATTATTCATgttcttttggtttctttttttctcctttttttccaGGTCTTCAATGTTAATGGGACCATGAAAATGATGTATTGAAAGGATCATCTACACATGACTAATTTGGACTACCTGGTCTAAACCATAGGCcaaatagaaaattttaaaatggaataaaattttcatgtaaaatGCATAGAAAATTTTACAACGAAACAAACGAGGCCTTACTTGTAATTTCACAGGAAAAACTTCTCACCGGATCTCGCTCCACCAGCTAAAAGCAATTTGTATAATCTATTTTGTTAAGGAAGAAGGGGTTGCTATTGACTAATAAGTGAAGGAGAGAAAATCCATTAATCCTTCCATGGGATTATGTaattaattaaagagaaaaagaacggAAAATCCTTGAAGGCGTGATGGTTATTTTGCATGACCATGTGTCAAAGGCCTAGATATAGGAAGGCtgaaaaaaatgatcatattcTTGTTAATAGAATTCTAGTTCCTGGGCCATGGACCACCTAAGAGTTGGTCCCTCAGTAATGAATGTAGGTAACAACTTTCTTCTCTTTACATTGGATCTTTGAGTGGTTAAAAGTTCAATATCCCACCAACTCTTGTTATAATTGGTCCAAAAAAATTtgcttttttaatttaaaacctAATTTAGGTTTCGGTGTTTAAACCGGGCCCAACCTTCAGGTGACCTGTCGCACTAATCGAACCACTTTTAGTAAGCTTGACAGGACAAGGGAGGAGTATCTTTTTTCAGCCTTCCTTTTGGTCATATGGTTTTAAAGAGGGGAAAAAGTAATTTCTGAGATTAGATTAATATTGAGTCAATTTCAGACTCACAGGACTCAAACGATTATTATGGggacaagaaaaggaaacacaacACAATTATGGCCAACCTAATTAAAACGTCTCTTTCTCATAAATTGGAGAGTAGAGACGAAGATCCCAATGAGGTCAATTTTATCACACAACACAAGAACTTGGGGCTAAGTCAAGGGGCTGAGACCCACCATGGAGGGAGGCATAGAGTTGTGGGTGAGGTCGGTAAGGGTTGGTGCCCATCTCTTTGCTGAAAAAAGCAGAGCAGTACAAGGTATGGGAATCAAACAAGTCACATTGCATCCATTATGGGAAAGTGTTCCCGGAAGGAAAACAGATGTGGGTTCTCCTTTTCAAGCTGTAAAGAAGAGGGAATGGTGAAATATTATTGTCACAAGGCCAAGggtttagttattttttttaaaaaaaatttacaagatATTTATTTTGTCACGAGAACAAATGATGTGTCTATTCTAACTATTGGATGGAGAGAACATACTCTTATTtagtcatgtgtcaaatttcatagtTTAATCAATCAAATATCCTCTGGAATACATTATATGTATATACTCTAACTACTACTTTGTATTGTCCAATCCATGAGCAAGAATAGAAGGTTTAAATCAAGATTAGAGGAACCACAAGTCAGGTCCCAACTGGCCCTGTCCGATTCTGATTCAGTACTGGATCGGATGAATCGATGGGAATTGGGCAGATTCTAAGTTTGAGACCACATTttaggattggatgaaaattggggcatttttataatgaaaaggGTGACGATTCtttagcaagaagcaaacagcAGCACAATAATGAGTTGCGATGGAATGGTTTCGTACATCAAAGGGCAGAGTTCGTTTCATGTGAGGAGAAGTCTGGCCATGTAACACAATAAAGAGAGGTGGTAGTGTAACATTTTccttaataaaaaaattgagcaAGAATCGTTGTTTAGCCATGTGTAGAACCTGCAGAAACACAAAGACTAATGAAAGTACACGGGGGAGAGAGAGCCGATCTAGAGGAGAGGACGAGGTAGGTTCAAGGGGTGGGGATTGAGGAAAGAGGAAGAGGTTGTggtttatgtatatatttttgtcattgtttagggaaaaagaacgttaacAGATCATTGATCCCGATGCACTGCACCTCTCCTAAAGTGATAAAGAAACTAAATAGAGATAAACCGATTCCGATTTGAATCAATTCTCTCATCTGATTCCAATTCTTCATCCTTTGATTTAAATAGAGAAATAAACATGAAAATGAATGGCTCAGATTTGTTTTGTGACATTAAACATCAAAACAATgattaaacaaaaaaggggaaaaaaaaaaagactcaaaaaaaaacccataaaatttTAGTAGTCGGAGTATGCatggaaaatcagaaaaaatggATGCCTCAGGATTTACCCcaatttcaccttttttttaatcttattttctGAGATGAGTTATTGGATTGCAGTGTTCTATCAATTAAATTAGAACCATACTTGGCGAAGGATAAGAAACACTTAAATGGACAGAAAAACAAGACACGTGGTGCAGACCCTGCAATCGCACAATGACCCCAAACAAACATAACATGTGGCATCCATTTTTAACCATTAAAGGATGGATGCTTCCAAATCACTCAAATGGAGAGGACTCACAAGGAAGATCTTCTGGGTCCTATCACAAGATctcctcacccccccccccccctccctcacTTGTCACATACTGAATAGATAGATAGTGACTTACCATTCAAATCACAGTTCAGAATATCCGTGGTTTCTGTCCAGTCCCAAGAGAAGGAACTACTTTCCTGTTGTAAATCTCAACTTCAGGGAGGAGAGcaccaaaaaaaatcagagtTAGAGAAATCAGTTTGGATTTGTGCCAAGTGTTTTATCCCCCTGAAAATTAGGGTATTTTTGTCCAAAAAAATGCTGAACTAGTTGCAAAATTAGTAAAACATCCTCCCAGGCTGCCCCTTGAACTGACAGATGATGCAATGAATCCAAAACTCTGAGATGACATGACCCCGCTGTTGGCTCAATCAGGAATTCCACATTCAAACCTTACACTGATCAAATCAGGAGCTAAAAATAGAAAGATAGGAAAAGTCATTTAATAAAAGTAATGTGCAGCATGCTTCTGAGAAACATATTACTCTCTATTCGAATGATCAGGAACAAtaggagaaaataaaaaccagACCATTAAGGTATCTTTTTGAATATTGAATATGGTGATATCACCAATTGTGTAGATTCAGATATTTCAGTTTCGACATTTGATGAAATGAAATAGCATGTGGATTAAGAGTCTTCAATGTTTCGGTTTCTTCGCCAAAATGGATCATATTTCAGTGTCATTTTGATGGTATACTTTAGTTTTAACCCGGGTCAAAATCCCAGTTGAAACCAAACTCTTGAACCTTGATTAAGACTCCACCACATGCACAGACTAGTGAAACCTTCACAAAAAAATGTTTGATCCCTTGTGGGATTCAAGAAACGTCCCCTAGAGATTTTCAAGTGCAATACCATTCAAGAGAATTCCTCACAGAGGTGTAACAACAATCAGTTAAAGATAAATTCTCGTACAAAGGTAATTAATTAAGTTATAGgacaccaacactcccatgtgtctatctctctcctcctcaaaacaagggggtagaggtgtcttttcatgtggggaggagagagatagattcatgggagtgctggcgtatgCCACACTCCCCATGCcagcactcccggacagagttcatTTTCCGTTAAGTTATACTTGCCAATAttctaaacccccccccccctcctctccccaacccccctcaaaaaaaaataagaattgcCAATTGAAAAGAATTTTAACATAATATATTTAAGACAACTAACCTAAGTAGCAAGATCACATGTGACTAGTGTGGCTCaatacaaacaaaagccaaTATCGCAAAATATATACTCGAGGACCTTATTGAGCAAATAAACAGCATGGAAAAAATGTATTTACAAAAGCAGATGCAGGTTAAGACATACATtataaagaaacaaaatgaaagaGCTCAGCACCACTGAATGAACAATGAAGGGGATGCTTATAAAGCAGGATATTTGATAGTTACTACTTATAGGAAAAGGATCACTTGCATGTATGTAACATGAGTAATCCTTGGTAATACTTTCTTGTTTTACAGTATATCATCCAACATAATTTAGTGGAGCCAAACTTCACATGGggagaaaatctctctcttgaACCTTCTTACCTTGTTTCTTATCGATTGTACAGCACACCAGTGGCATGTGAGTGTGGGGGCCTTGAACCTGTGACTTTCAGTCTTTTCCATATTAATTGAAGGTCCTTTAACTTAAGAATTTGAAGTCCTGGAAATTgctaaaaaattagaaaaatatgtTGTTTCGAATTATTCATCTAACCCAATGTCTGATATGGGTAATGCCATCCTAGACAATCTATGTACCCTCTGGTTACATAGACTAACAAGCAGTCTGAGACTTGACAAACTTTTTCTTATCAAACCACAAATACCCATACAAACCTCTCTTATTTATTAAACAATTCCTGACAATCAATAATTGTTGGTGAATGTGTGTTTTCAGGTTGGGCCGCTCAAAATTTTTAAGGCAAGATAAATGGCAAATCCCAAATTCGGATTTGCACAGAGAATATCAAACTTTTTGAATCTACATTGGATAAAATAGAAGAAGTAGTGAAGTGTACATGAGCAAGATTCGGCAAGTCGGAAGTTCGAATGTGTCAAGAACTAATGCCAGTATTCTGGAAAACATGGAAATATTGGAGAACATTGTAGAAATATTAGAATACTTGGTGAAATTTCAAATGATAAAGAAGCATCGATATACATAATTGAATACTCAGCTCAACTAAACCTcatcccaagtcccaaccataTGCACAGTTGAATCACCACATGGTAAATAGACAAGTGCACTGATGCCTAGTTGTCAAGCTGTCAAAACAGAATCTGAAAGTCATACTTAGAATATTACATACTGAATCCAAATCTACGTACAAATGGCATCCAAATCAGAAGATGAGGTACAAAATGTATATCACAAAAAATGGGCAGCCCACATGAACAACAATTAGTTCATATCATACACTGCAGCTAGAAATGGATGTGGATGCTCAAAAATGGTGGCATATATTACCCTGAAAGATTTACTCTCCATAATTATAGTTGTTACTTGCAAGTAAATATaacatttatttaatatataataAATGCCATTAGAGTTGGTTAGATACTTTATGTTGTTCATATCATATAGCCCATATATCAATCTTAAATTACTATGCCTGCAAATTTACTCCTTTTATATCATCAATTAAATATGTACAGTAAATCCTGAAAACAATGACTAACTCATAGAGAACCCTATAATTGTAATGCAGCCATGTCGGGTTAGATACCAATTTCATTTCAGAAACATGAAGGTTCATTTGTATTAAAACATAGTACAGACTATAGAGTTGATGAATCTAGCTTCTAACCTTACAACCCACATAGAATAGATCTCCATCTGTCCTGGAAACAAGCAGATTAGAATCTTCCTTCAATATACATGCCCAAACCAGTTGCAACTTGATACGGACCATAAACCACTGGGACCCTTCCATGCATACCGTAACTAGCTATATGTCTATCCAATAGACAAATAGCTGAAATGTGTGTACCTTGGAGGGACCCATACTGTGTCAAACAGAGCCTTAAAATAACACCGGCAATCTGAGTAGAATTGCAATGAATGAAAAGAGTAACTGTAGCTTCTTTCTCATGTTAATACATAATGCATCAATTCTATGGCAAAACTTGATCTTAACAACCAGGACatgtgaagaagagaagagaaccgagagagagatgatAGGAGAAAAGGGGAGAGTATCCTAGGCCACGATAGAAAATATTCTTTAGAAACCTACTAAGAGTCTAATTACAAATAAAGACAAAGACAACTTAAAGTAACTAACAGTGACTCAATGACTTAAAAGCAAGACAATAACTCAACAtcaaacactccccctcacggTACAATATTTAACAAAATCACCATGCTTAACCCCATTTCGTTCAAGTGATCAATATGTTCTTACTTTCTACCAATAACTACCCCCACACACAATGGGTCTTccccaaaaattatttaaaaaagaatTACCTGTGATCTCCCCAGTTGAACTCTTATAAAAGGATCTCGTTGAACAAGCCCTCTTCAGATCAATTTTCCAAATTCTACGCTCTTCTCTCGAGATGCATAACTAGTCCTTGGAGCCGGTTAAAGAGAAGAACGTGTTAATCACATTCCATGACAAGCAGTCGCCTTCAAAATGTGGAATACTGAGTTAACAGCCTGATCTGAGCCTCGTAACACCAAATTTGCTCTCCCTATCCAAAGCCAGTTGATCTATCTGGGCACTGATCCCAAAGCGAGCCTGTATCGGGCCACTATCTTTGAAGAATTTGATTCTCCTATTACCAAATGTGGCATTTGACACCATGTCTCATCTCCTCATGGAATTCATGAAAAACCATTTGAT is a window encoding:
- the LOC122665021 gene encoding uncharacterized protein LOC122665021, with amino-acid sequence MVDLQTVCSMCGDVGFPDKLFRCTGCRNRFQHSYCSNNYSETSMKIELCDWCQSEERNTSKHGGVSSRRSSVQEGSNIGSITNRSEYSGEKIKQQNDKEDNTDKAGKSTSTTPSPRPTARRYKLLKDVMC